The genomic segment acagccaggtgagggacagacaggtacacCAGCGTGTCATCTGCATACGGACATATTCACCTTAATACAAGCTCCCGGGTAGATCTTACGAACTCCGCCTCCTGGTGCTCGGCCGGCCTCCAGATCCAGGTAGTGACTCTGAATGAACACAGGGTGGTCGCTAAGGCAACGCATCCAGACGTCTCCCTCCCCCCGACACTCCAGTTGAGCTCCTCGGCCGATGTGAAGCCTGTGAGAAGAAGGAGACGCAGAGTGAGAAGGAGGCGGACTGCGGCTGTGGGAGTTCCACGCCTCACAGGATGACCTCACCGGGCGCGGTGGCTGCTGGCCGTGCGATGGACGCTGCTCAGCTGTCCCAGACAGAACCGATCTCCTCCTGAAGGGTCCACGTATCCGTCCACGGTCACCAGGGGACAGCTGGACTGGACCTTAAACATCTCCCCAACCTGGATGTCCAACTCAAAGTAGGAGATAGAACACCAGAACTCTGGACCTGCGATACGGGGGGGACAGAGAGGGTTGTCAGAAGAGAGGACTTGTGTTTTACAGGTGAggacactgggggggggggtcctacCTGGCTGGTTGGACACAGGCTGTGGATACGGAGTGGTGCTGTGATGCTGGGACCCTGCAggaacacacattcacactcaggACTGGTTCCACAGAACCACACTAACATCTCACATGGTCACATGATCTCCTACAGAAGTGAGTATTGGGGGGGTGATGAGGATGATGTAATCGAGGCTGCTGGTGGCTCCGCCCACTCTGTAGAGGTCCTACATCCCTGTAGCGGGCGAGGTCATTCCCTGTCCAGGTGGCTGCAGAAACACaagaccccgccccccccacagcaCCAGCTGGAGAGGGGTCGCTGTACTCTGGGCTGACGGGAGGACTCCATGTTGGTGGCGAGGCCTGCCCCCCCTGGCTCTGAGGCGGGGGGGGCAGAAGGGGACCAGGGTCCTCACCctcagcccccccacacacgccTCTTCTACCACCTGCAGGAGAAAGGACAGAGTCAGAACCAACCGTCCAGAACCTCTCAGAACCGTGTGAGGGCCGACGTGTCTCCTTGTTTACAtctgtgagacaaactgggaatatgagacaaactggaatatgagacaaactgggaacatgagacaaactgagaatatgagacaaactgggaatatgagacaaactgggaatatgagacaaactggggatatgagacaaactgggaatatgagacaaactgggaatatgagacaaactgggaatgtGAGACAAACTGGGGACATGAGaccaactgggaatatgagacaaactgggaatatgagacaaactgggaacatgagacaaactggggatatgagacaaactgggaatatgagacaaactggggatatgagacaaattgggaatatgagacaaactgggaatatgagacaaactgggaatatgagacaaactggggatatgagacaaactgggaatatgagacaaactgggaatatgagacaaactgggaatatgagacaaactgggaatatgagactaATAACAtgtgattgatttgattgattgattgagatcCATTACATCACATCCAGAACCACTCAGATGATTTACACCATCAAACGGTAACTTTGAGACGGATATAAAAGGTGCGTTGACAGTGACCTGGAGGAGacagatgcatgctgggaaacacGTTGACAGGGCGGGGCCGGCTGTAGGGgtcagggtgggggggcaggtcgATCTTTAGACATTCCTGAATGAACTCCTCCTTTATCAGAGTCTGAGGACCTGAAGGAAGACAGTGGTGATGTTAGTGATTGTGTTACATGAAGCTACGTGACCTGACTTTTTAGCAaagttcaaaaataaaaatgaaaaaatatataaacttgCAATAAATTAATGAAACTAAATGGAACATGGCCACCACCTGTGCATGGCGTGAGACAGGTGAGTGTCTACCTGCACTGGCGGGCGGCGCCACCCTCTCGTAGTGATACGggttcagagacagacaggtgagagacagacaggagagagacagacaggtgagagacagacaggtgagagacagacaggtgggtgTCTACCTGCGCTGGCGGGCGGCGCCACCCTCTCGTAGTGATACGggttcagagacagacaggtgagagacagacaggtgagagacagacaggagagagacagacaggtgagagacagacaggtgagagacagacaggagagagacagacaggtgagtgtcTACCTGCGCTGGCGGGCGGCGCCACCCTCTCGTAGTGATACGggttcagagacagacaggtgagagacagacaggagagagacagacaggtgagagacagacaggagagagacagacaggtgagagacagacaggagagagacagacaggtgagtgtcTACCTGCGCTGGCGGGCGGCGCCACCCTCTCGTAGTGATACGggttcagagacagacaggtgagagacagacaggagagagacagacaggtgagagacagacaggagagagacagacaggtgagtgtcTACCTGCGCTGGCGGGCGGCGCCACCCTCTCGTAGTGATACGggttcagagacagacaggtgagagacagacaggagagagacagacaggtgagagacagacaggagagagacagacaggtgagagacagacaggagagagacagacaggtgagtgtcTACCTGCGCTGGCGGGCGGCGCCACCCTCTCGTAGTGATACGggttcagagacagacaggtgagagacagacaggagagagacagacaggtgagagacagacaggtgagagacagacaggtgggtgTCTACCTGCGCTGGCGGGCGGCGCCACCCTCTCGTAGTGATACGGGTTCACACACACGCTGTCGAACTTCAGGTCGAACGCAAAGTGACAGAACTTCACGTGTTTCAGTTCGTTCTTATGGAGGTCGGGCCAGCGCCACAGACGGGTGTAGATCACGTGAGGGAAACCCTTTCTACCTGCTacctgagagagacagacaggtgagagacagacaggtgagacacagagaggtgagagacagacaggagagagacagagaggtgagagacagagaggagagagacagacaggagagagacagagaggagagagacagacaggagagagagagagacagacaggagagagagacagagtggtttattttagtttctgtgtgtgtcccccccctctctatacaggaggaggaactgagtctgatcctccagagaagatccagagacctgaggagctcaggtctggaagcagcttcagAGAACACCTAGAGAACCTGGAAGAGAACCTTCGAGGTTCCACATCCAAACAAAACGAGTAGATCTGATGTAACAGTGTCAGACTGATGACTCTCagactctgagtgtgtgtgtctgagtgtgtgtgtgtgtgtctgtgtgtgtgtctgagtgtgtgtgtttctctccactaggaggagggaggggggtttGGGGGCTGGTTTGTTTTGTCTGAAACACAGGAAAGGGGCGGGGTTAAGAGTTCAGTCacacagtgaatgtgtgtgtgtctttgtgtgcgtaCATGTTTTTGTGAGTGTAGGAAATAAATCTGAACCAAGAACCAACATTATAATCCTGTTTAGTTCCAGTGGATCTGAAGAACCTCatagagaacatgaagaacacaTGAGTCTGTCCAAGGGTtctaaccctcaccctcatcctcaccctcatcctcaccctcatcctcacacttaccctcaccctcaccctcaccctcaccctcaccctcatcctcaccctcaccctcaccctcaccctcatcctcaccctcaccctcaccctcatcctcatcctcaccctcatcctcaccctcaccctcaccctcatcctcaccctcatcctcaccctcatcctcacacttaccctcaccctcatcctcaccctcatcctcatcctcaccctcaccctcaccctcatcctcacactTACCCTCACACttaccctcaccctcatcctcaccctcatcctcacacttaccctcaccctcaccctcaccctcatcctcaccctcaccctcatcctcaccctcaccctcaccctcaccctcatcctcaccctcaccctcaccctcaccctcatcctcaccctcaccctcaccctcatcctcatcctcaccctcatcctcaccctcaccctcaccctcatcctcaccctcatcctcaccctcatcctcacacttaccctcaccctcatcctcaccctcatcctcatcctcatcctcaccctcaccctcatcctcacactTACCCTCACACttaccctcaccctcatcctcaccctcatcctcacacttaccctcaccctcaccctcaccctcatcctcaccctcaccctcatcctcatcctcaccctcatcctcatcctcacactTACCCTCACactaaccctcaccctcatcctcatcctcaccctcaccctcaccctcaccctcaccctcatcctcaccctcaccctcaccttcACCCTCATCCTGTGAAGGTGATCTGTCTCTCACTTGGATGTGGGatcttctccagtgtttacggtaagcgtgctgcgtcatttcgtcacttcctgttattgccacgggacacgggtggtgtagtcgctatctgaattagctcctccgctaaacacaactgtctttctgttctactacggctaaaatcaccggtatatagttaaggaccctcacataccagcccctcctctctggtgctttgtgattctgtgttctgtttaaatctcacactcatagttttagcagcgatgtgttctctctctccctctcgctccaccgctctctcctgctccgagtgtctcatgtttacttactcctccgcctccattaacagtagtggtaaatgtaataaatgtagtatgttggtagacatggaggcgaggcttagcaacttagaagctcggctcctcagcttagaacccccgttagctgtagttagccggcccgtgctagccgcagcgaagccacctagcttagcttcagctagcagtccctcgacttgccccgggcagccgggagcccagggtggctgggtgacggtccggagggggcatagtaccacccatagaaagcccacgattaaagacccaccagctcacgtctcaaatagattttctccactcagcgacgcacccgctgagaatcaaactctggttattggcgactcggttctcagaaacgtgagattagcgacaccagcggccatagtcaattgtatcccgggggccagagccggcgacatccaatccaaattgaagctgctggctaaaactaaacgtaaatacagtaaaatcgtaattcacgtcggcagcaacgactcccggcttcgtatgtcggaggtcactaaagttaatgttgagtctgtgtgtgcttttgctaaaacgatgtcggacaacgtagttttctctggccctctccctaacactacaggtgatgacacgtttagtcgcatgttttcttttacccgctggctgtcgaggtggtgtcctgtaaacggttccgggctttatagataataagcaaactttttggagtaaacctggtcttgttaggagagacggcgttcatcccacttgggatggagcagctctcttatctaagaatattactaagtctatcacatgacaacccagagttgggaccaggaagcagagctgcagtgctaaacacttctctgcgctccctctggatcagtcacccaaccgcatagagactgtctctgtctaccgtccgattcaattatttaaattaaacaataacagagcgagaactcacaataatcttatacaaattaacacaacctctggaacaacacaggaaactaagactttcaaatgtggtcttttaaacattagatcactgtcctcataggctattttagttaatgaactagtctcagactgcaatatagatttattgtccctcactgagacgtggctgcatcctgatgaatatgtcagtttgaatgaatctactccccccagtcatataaattcacacgttcccagggaactcgggcgaggaggtggagttgctgctatttttaactccagtctatcaattaatcctaatcctaaacctaaacttagctacaactcatttgaatgtcttgttcttaatcttccacgtcaatccaggaaacaccaacagccaatcatatttgctgtagtttatcgtgctcctggggcttatactgaatttctaacagaattccctgagtttttatcaaacctagtcctaaagacagataaaattattattgttggtgactttaatattcatgttgacaataataaagatagcctgagcgtagcatttatttcaatactagactcaattggttttagtcagtgtgtgcatcaacctactca from the Limanda limanda chromosome 11, fLimLim1.1, whole genome shotgun sequence genome contains:
- the LOC133014422 gene encoding mothers against decapentaplegic homolog 4-like, encoding MSVLDSAPSGGDPALSIVHSLMCHRQGGENEVFAQRAIESLVKKLKEKKDELDSLVTAVTTNGVHPSKCVTIQRTLDGRLQVAGRKGFPHVIYTRLWRWPDLHKNELKHVKFCHFAFDLKFDSVCVNPYHYERVAPPASAGPQTLIKEEFIQECLKIDLPPHPDPYSRPRPVNVFPSMHLSPPGGRRGVCGGAEGEDPGPLLPPPPQSQGGQASPPTWSPPVSPEYSDPSPAGAVGGAGSCVSAATWTGNDLARYRDVGPLQSGRSHQQPRLHHPHHPPNTHFWSQHHSTTPYPQPVSNQPGPEFWCSISYFELDIQVGEMFKVQSSCPLVTVDGYVDPSGGDRFCLGQLSSVHRTASSHRARLHIGRGAQLECRGEGDVWMRCLSDHPVFIQSHYLDLEAGRAPGGGVRKIYPGACIKVFDLRQCHRQMQRQAAAAQATMVVGSIPGPDSVGGVAPAVGVCSLAGLGVDDLRRLCIVRLSFVKGWGCDYPRQSIKDTPCWLEVHLHRALQLLDQVLHMLPPQEHSL